Proteins co-encoded in one Natronorubrum daqingense genomic window:
- a CDS encoding HalOD1 output domain-containing protein, whose product MNAHQSTTVAASDDQRPSMAVVDLISQATGTNPIELEPLYNVIDPDVLDSLCTSSSGFSTLEFEYAGRTVAVEQTADGVEISLETVTIGATGASADAESEPTVSE is encoded by the coding sequence ATGAACGCACACCAGTCGACGACGGTAGCGGCGAGCGACGACCAACGACCGAGCATGGCCGTCGTCGACCTCATTAGCCAGGCAACGGGCACGAACCCGATCGAACTCGAGCCACTCTACAACGTCATCGATCCCGACGTCCTCGACTCGCTCTGTACGTCAAGTAGCGGTTTCTCGACGCTCGAGTTCGAGTACGCCGGCCGAACAGTCGCCGTCGAGCAGACGGCCGACGGCGTCGAAATCTCACTCGAGACGGTGACGATCGGCGCGACAGGAGCGTCAGCGGATGCGGAAAGCGAACCGACGGTTTCGGAGTAA
- the gnd gene encoding phosphogluconate dehydrogenase (NAD(+)-dependent, decarboxylating), translating to MQLGVIGLGRMGQIVVDRTLEAGHDVVAFDLEPDAVATAADAGAEPAESISDLVDRLGAEKRIWLMVPAGDAVDATLEELDGHLEADDVVVDGGNSYFEDSVRRAEACSAAYLDCGTSGGPAGAELGFSLMVGGPEWAYDELVPVFDAVATGPDGHERMGPAGSGHYVKMIHNGVEYALMQTYGEGFELLHEGRYDLDLESVASVWNNGAVIRSWLLELCEEAFREEGSDLGDVADRIEGGSTGTWTVQEALEQEVPLPLIYTALSERFGSRADDGRFSRRLASRLRYGFGRHDVPRRE from the coding sequence ATGCAACTGGGCGTAATCGGACTCGGACGGATGGGCCAGATCGTCGTCGACCGAACGCTCGAGGCGGGCCACGACGTCGTCGCCTTCGACCTCGAACCGGACGCCGTCGCGACGGCGGCGGACGCCGGTGCCGAACCGGCAGAGTCGATCTCGGATCTCGTCGACCGACTCGGCGCGGAGAAACGCATCTGGCTCATGGTCCCCGCGGGCGACGCCGTCGACGCCACGCTCGAGGAACTCGACGGGCACCTCGAGGCGGACGATGTCGTGGTCGACGGCGGCAACTCCTACTTCGAAGACTCCGTGCGTCGCGCGGAGGCCTGTTCCGCAGCGTATCTCGACTGTGGCACCTCCGGCGGCCCCGCAGGCGCGGAACTCGGTTTTTCACTGATGGTCGGCGGGCCCGAGTGGGCGTACGACGAACTCGTCCCCGTCTTCGACGCCGTCGCGACCGGTCCCGACGGTCACGAGCGTATGGGTCCCGCTGGCTCGGGCCACTACGTGAAGATGATCCACAACGGCGTCGAGTACGCCCTCATGCAAACCTACGGCGAAGGGTTCGAACTCCTCCACGAGGGTCGATACGACCTCGACCTCGAGTCCGTCGCGTCGGTCTGGAACAACGGCGCGGTGATCCGCTCGTGGCTGCTCGAACTCTGCGAGGAAGCCTTCCGCGAGGAAGGATCCGATCTGGGCGACGTCGCCGACCGTATCGAAGGGGGATCGACCGGCACGTGGACCGTCCAGGAGGCCCTCGAACAGGAGGTCCCGCTGCCGCTCATCTACACCGCGCTCTCAGAGCGATTCGGCTCGAGAGCCGACGACGGGCGGTTCTCCCGCCGGTTGGCGAGTCGCCTTCGCTACGGCTTCGGTCGCCACGACGTGCCGCGTCGTGAGTGA
- a CDS encoding CopD family protein, whose amino-acid sequence MVDTFLAQTTHLVFAAIWAGSVFYVAFVILPLARDGAFNSTKPLEVISSKLTTISRISALLLLLSGGHLAGTGYTSESLFNTTNGQLVLAMVALWAVLAALVEIGAKRLESGLNGKKLREPAGDALSIYRAAAVVAIALLVIGGMITTGVTRYF is encoded by the coding sequence ATGGTTGATACGTTCCTCGCCCAGACGACACATCTCGTCTTCGCCGCGATCTGGGCCGGCAGCGTCTTCTACGTCGCGTTCGTCATTTTGCCCCTGGCTCGAGACGGCGCGTTCAACTCGACGAAACCCCTCGAAGTCATTTCGAGCAAACTCACGACCATCTCTCGGATCAGCGCGCTTCTCTTGTTGCTCTCGGGGGGCCACCTCGCCGGAACGGGATACACTTCGGAGAGCCTCTTCAACACGACGAACGGGCAACTCGTACTCGCGATGGTCGCGCTCTGGGCCGTGTTGGCCGCGCTCGTCGAAATCGGCGCGAAGCGACTCGAATCCGGGCTCAACGGCAAGAAACTCCGAGAGCCTGCGGGCGACGCGCTCTCGATCTATCGCGCGGCCGCGGTCGTCGCCATCGCACTGCTCGTTATCGGCGGCATGATCACGACGGGCGTGACGCGATACTTCTAA
- a CDS encoding deoxyuridine 5'-triphosphate nucleotidohydrolase yields MFRSGAFVAEHISPTTDDQIQPNGVDLTLDVVFEQLEPGRIGRDGKQVGDRIARPLEELEEADPDTYYLPKGAYVARYGERIHIPDGHIGFVYPRSSLMRNSCMLNTAVWDAGYEGRGEGLLQVHHDIEIARGARIAQLVFAEANHEDVYDGSYQRENLE; encoded by the coding sequence ATGTTCCGTTCCGGTGCGTTCGTCGCCGAGCACATCTCGCCGACGACCGACGATCAGATTCAGCCAAACGGCGTCGACCTCACCTTAGACGTCGTCTTCGAACAACTCGAGCCGGGGCGTATCGGCCGAGACGGGAAACAAGTCGGCGACCGAATCGCCCGCCCGCTCGAGGAACTCGAGGAGGCCGACCCCGACACGTACTATCTGCCAAAGGGCGCGTACGTCGCGCGCTACGGCGAACGAATTCACATTCCCGACGGCCACATCGGGTTCGTCTACCCGCGTTCGTCACTGATGCGAAACTCGTGTATGCTCAACACGGCCGTCTGGGACGCCGGCTACGAAGGCCGCGGGGAAGGCCTGTTGCAGGTCCACCACGATATCGAAATCGCACGCGGCGCGCGAATCGCCCAGCTCGTCTTCGCCGAAGCGAACCACGAGGACGTCTACGACGGCAGCTATCAGCGCGAAAACCTCGAGTAG
- a CDS encoding aconitate hydratase produces MGQTLTEKILDDHLVEGELETGEEIGIEIDQVLTQDTTGTMVWLQFEAMGLDEVQTEIAAQYCDHQTYQFDFKNTDDHRFLRSAAGTFGAHFSRPGNGICHNVHRENFAAPGKTLLGSDSHTPTPGGLGELAIGAGGIDITVAMGGAPYYVEMPEIVSVRLEGELPDWATAKDVILEMLRRLSVKGGVGKILEYTGPGVESLTAPERMTITNMGTELGATTSIFPTDEQTEDYLERVGRGDEYVELQPDDDAEYDDEIVVDLSDLEPLIATPSMPDNVVPVSEVEGESVEQVIVGSCTNGGYEDILPVAKMLEGREVSMETETIVAPGSKQASEMLAREGWVAEMMAAGVNFSEATCGACIGIGHVPASDSVSLRTFNRNFEGRSGIEDDNVYLCSPEVAAAAAIKGEIIDPRNLEEEVDDLEAPGVELPDEYDGSKTDLIAPEEAVDDELIKGPNIGDVPLRDELGSDISGDALLKMEDNITTDHIIPATQDILMYRSNVPKLSEFTLSRVDDTFAERALEADGGFLVAGENYGQGSSREHAALCPMYLGIEGVLAQSFARIHRANLFNFGIVPLTIDEETYENIDQGDEIEIVDDVYEAVTSGQEEFTVRINDDYEVTTTLDASERERAILAAGGKLSWTRDQAEGASGATPADD; encoded by the coding sequence ATGGGACAGACTCTCACCGAGAAGATTCTCGACGATCACCTCGTCGAGGGCGAACTCGAGACCGGCGAGGAGATCGGGATCGAGATCGACCAGGTACTTACCCAAGACACGACCGGAACGATGGTCTGGCTCCAGTTCGAAGCGATGGGACTGGACGAAGTCCAGACCGAGATTGCCGCACAATACTGCGACCACCAGACCTACCAGTTCGACTTTAAGAATACGGACGATCACCGTTTCCTGCGATCTGCAGCCGGCACGTTCGGCGCTCATTTCTCCCGACCCGGTAACGGTATCTGTCACAACGTTCACCGCGAGAACTTCGCCGCACCCGGCAAGACACTGCTGGGATCGGACAGTCACACCCCGACGCCTGGCGGGCTCGGCGAACTCGCCATCGGCGCGGGTGGCATCGACATCACCGTCGCGATGGGCGGTGCACCCTACTACGTGGAAATGCCCGAAATCGTCAGCGTTCGCCTCGAGGGCGAACTCCCCGACTGGGCGACCGCGAAGGACGTTATCCTCGAGATGCTCCGTCGTCTCTCCGTCAAGGGCGGCGTCGGCAAGATTCTCGAGTACACCGGTCCCGGCGTCGAATCGCTCACCGCACCCGAGCGGATGACGATCACCAACATGGGAACCGAACTCGGCGCGACGACGTCGATCTTCCCAACCGACGAGCAGACCGAGGATTACTTAGAGCGCGTCGGCCGCGGCGACGAGTACGTTGAGCTTCAGCCCGACGACGACGCCGAGTACGACGACGAAATCGTCGTCGACCTCTCCGACCTCGAACCGCTGATCGCGACGCCATCGATGCCCGACAACGTCGTGCCCGTCAGCGAGGTCGAGGGCGAGTCCGTCGAGCAGGTCATCGTCGGCTCCTGTACGAACGGTGGCTACGAGGACATCCTCCCCGTCGCCAAGATGCTCGAGGGCCGCGAGGTCTCGATGGAAACCGAGACGATCGTCGCCCCCGGCTCCAAGCAGGCCTCCGAGATGCTCGCCCGCGAGGGCTGGGTCGCGGAGATGATGGCCGCTGGCGTCAACTTCTCCGAGGCGACGTGTGGTGCCTGTATCGGCATCGGTCACGTTCCCGCCTCCGATTCGGTCTCCCTGCGAACCTTCAACCGCAACTTCGAGGGTCGCTCGGGAATCGAAGACGACAACGTCTACCTCTGTTCGCCGGAGGTCGCCGCCGCCGCGGCGATCAAAGGCGAGATCATCGACCCACGGAACCTCGAGGAGGAAGTCGACGATCTCGAGGCTCCCGGCGTCGAACTCCCCGACGAGTACGACGGCTCCAAGACGGACCTCATCGCACCCGAGGAAGCCGTCGACGACGAACTCATCAAGGGTCCGAACATCGGCGACGTGCCCCTGCGTGACGAACTCGGCTCCGACATCTCGGGAGACGCACTCCTGAAGATGGAGGACAACATCACGACCGACCACATCATTCCTGCGACCCAGGACATCCTGATGTACCGCTCGAACGTCCCCAAACTGAGCGAGTTCACTCTCAGCCGCGTCGACGACACCTTCGCCGAGCGCGCGCTCGAGGCCGACGGCGGGTTCCTCGTCGCCGGCGAGAACTACGGTCAGGGTTCCTCGCGTGAGCACGCCGCCCTCTGTCCGATGTACCTCGGCATCGAGGGCGTCCTCGCACAGAGCTTCGCACGCATCCACCGCGCGAATCTCTTCAACTTCGGTATCGTCCCGCTGACGATCGACGAGGAGACCTACGAGAACATCGATCAGGGCGACGAGATCGAGATCGTCGACGACGTCTACGAGGCCGTCACGAGCGGACAGGAGGAGTTCACCGTCCGCATCAACGACGACTACGAAGTCACGACGACCCTCGACGCCTCCGAACGCGAGCGCGCAATCCTCGCCGCCGGTGGCAAACTCTCCTGGACGCGCGACCAGGCCGAAGGCGCCAGCGGTGCGACGCCCGCCGACGACTGA
- a CDS encoding metal-dependent hydrolase encodes MWPWGHFGVAYIVYSLYARGRFGRPPRPEPALAVLAGSQLADLIDKPLAWWFGILPSGRSLAHSLLFAAGLLALVYAAGFALGRLETATAFAIAHLAHVLTDVPPRAFLGYPHGTEFLVWPLLEQPTFRFHDRLFEPPAVVEVLVGPFTNPAIFFFSEWLLFGMAIALWYVDGCPGLEYVRDRIPA; translated from the coding sequence ATGTGGCCCTGGGGACACTTCGGCGTCGCCTACATCGTGTACTCGCTGTACGCCCGCGGCCGATTCGGCCGGCCACCGCGACCGGAGCCGGCGCTGGCGGTCTTGGCTGGCTCGCAACTCGCCGATCTGATCGACAAGCCACTCGCGTGGTGGTTCGGGATTCTGCCCAGCGGCCGCTCGCTCGCCCACTCGCTGTTGTTCGCCGCGGGGCTGCTCGCCCTCGTGTACGCCGCTGGATTCGCGCTCGGACGCCTCGAGACCGCGACGGCGTTCGCCATCGCACACCTCGCACACGTCCTCACTGACGTCCCGCCGCGGGCGTTCCTCGGGTATCCCCACGGGACCGAGTTCCTCGTCTGGCCGCTGCTCGAGCAGCCGACGTTTCGGTTTCACGACCGACTGTTCGAACCGCCCGCGGTCGTCGAAGTGCTCGTGGGGCCGTTCACGAACCCCGCGATTTTCTTCTTCTCCGAGTGGCTGCTGTTCGGGATGGCGATCGCGCTCTGGTACGTCGACGGTTGCCCGGGACTCGAGTACGTTCGCGATCGGATCCCGGCGTGA
- a CDS encoding TIGR03571 family LLM class oxidoreductase translates to MPADHANAGYRRLFDREGLTFGAGFPLTGANRSTPDPEREIELATHAEEVGFDGLWTRDVPTFWPKFGDAGQTFDTWPWLSHVAAQTDDIALGTSSVVLTLRHPIHVAKSAATIDQLSDGRLVLGVASGDRDPEYPAFDVGREDRGRAFRERYEAIRTLWREEYPELEGEWGSLEGDLDVVPKPTAETIPLLPTGNSRQSDEWIAEHGDGWLFYHLPESTLESYLAGWRERADEKPFAIAVRVELADDPTADPEPLHLGFHAGIEWFRDYFRRLESYGLDHAIIGIQNDDTEAALSTFADEIIDGL, encoded by the coding sequence ATGCCCGCAGACCACGCGAACGCTGGCTATCGACGGTTGTTCGACCGCGAGGGACTGACCTTCGGCGCGGGCTTTCCCTTGACCGGAGCGAACCGTTCGACGCCCGATCCCGAACGCGAGATCGAACTCGCGACGCACGCCGAGGAGGTCGGTTTCGACGGCCTCTGGACGCGAGACGTGCCGACCTTCTGGCCCAAATTCGGCGACGCGGGCCAGACGTTCGACACCTGGCCGTGGCTCTCACACGTTGCCGCGCAGACGGACGACATCGCGCTCGGGACCTCGAGTGTCGTCCTCACGCTGCGACACCCGATTCACGTCGCGAAGTCCGCGGCGACGATCGACCAGCTTTCCGATGGGCGACTCGTTCTCGGCGTCGCCTCCGGCGACCGCGACCCCGAGTACCCCGCCTTCGACGTCGGCCGCGAGGATCGCGGCCGTGCCTTTCGCGAGCGATACGAGGCGATCCGGACCCTCTGGCGTGAGGAGTACCCCGAACTCGAGGGCGAGTGGGGCTCGCTCGAGGGCGACCTCGACGTCGTTCCGAAGCCGACGGCGGAGACGATTCCGCTCTTGCCGACGGGCAACTCCCGGCAGTCCGACGAGTGGATCGCCGAGCACGGCGACGGCTGGCTCTTCTATCACCTCCCGGAGTCGACGCTCGAGTCATACCTCGCCGGCTGGCGCGAGCGAGCGGACGAGAAACCGTTCGCCATCGCGGTTCGCGTCGAGTTGGCGGACGATCCGACGGCCGACCCGGAGCCGCTCCACCTCGGATTCCACGCCGGGATCGAGTGGTTTCGGGACTACTTCCGCAGACTCGAGTCGTACGGACTCGACCACGCGATCATCGGGATCCAAAACGACGACACGGAGGCGGCGCTGTCGACGTTCGCCGACGAGATCATAGACGGGCTGTAG
- a CDS encoding restriction endonuclease, with protein MAILDDLSDYEFEDLMEDVFRNLGYENVRQTRQTAETGRDILMEEIVDGHHRAVVVACEHAKAVGQGPVETLHSVVEAHDSEGPVRGMVVTTGRFTDAAREYVDDLGSRRDGGIELLDGTAISELSDGIGMDLYNGRIEINCEEALRPMHPTAGRDAPVFDALQNVENLESVTVPTPETTVSLEPMVAVHAKTSATFETAAGVVHQVDETDDLVLHAGSDSPRIADDDVRSLVSNRSAPRVDLERVDLERTFDGVDVDRFGQTETRYKQWAIDRVQQTHSTTVHYTGENNLDYEKDCTPRPSDISIWSIDPVYAPHVQSTLSLGDYTYTYSYYAAGPSRATTTNEFAKCVHCERADPEETYTYCPNCGSINCDDHIETERLEGEPVCTGCAVTERFAFRTMYFYSEANAEAFSEEYAAMSIQEKATENTPLAAGTVLALALAVFALALVLSLGLL; from the coding sequence ATGGCGATCCTGGACGACCTCTCGGACTACGAGTTCGAGGACCTCATGGAGGACGTGTTCCGGAACCTCGGGTACGAGAACGTCCGCCAAACTCGCCAGACGGCCGAAACGGGTCGGGATATTCTGATGGAGGAGATCGTCGACGGTCACCACCGAGCAGTCGTCGTCGCCTGTGAACACGCGAAGGCGGTCGGCCAGGGGCCGGTCGAGACCCTCCACTCGGTCGTCGAAGCGCACGACTCCGAGGGCCCCGTTCGCGGAATGGTGGTTACGACCGGCCGATTCACCGACGCTGCGCGCGAGTACGTCGACGATCTCGGATCCAGACGAGACGGGGGCATCGAACTCCTCGATGGCACTGCCATCAGCGAGCTGAGTGATGGCATCGGGATGGACCTCTACAACGGCCGGATCGAGATCAACTGTGAAGAGGCGCTTCGACCGATGCACCCGACCGCCGGCCGCGACGCACCGGTCTTCGACGCCCTGCAGAACGTCGAGAACCTCGAGTCGGTGACCGTTCCGACCCCCGAAACGACCGTCTCGCTGGAACCGATGGTGGCCGTTCACGCGAAGACGAGCGCCACGTTCGAGACGGCCGCCGGCGTCGTCCACCAGGTCGACGAAACGGACGACCTCGTGTTGCACGCCGGAAGCGACTCGCCACGGATCGCAGACGACGACGTCAGATCACTCGTCTCGAATCGCTCAGCCCCCCGGGTCGATCTCGAGCGCGTCGACCTCGAGCGAACGTTCGACGGCGTCGATGTCGACCGATTCGGTCAGACGGAGACGAGGTACAAACAGTGGGCGATCGACCGAGTCCAGCAAACGCACTCGACGACGGTCCACTATACGGGCGAGAACAATCTGGACTACGAGAAGGACTGCACGCCCAGACCGTCTGATATCTCGATCTGGTCGATCGACCCCGTCTACGCACCACACGTTCAGTCGACGCTCTCACTCGGTGACTACACGTACACGTACAGCTACTACGCCGCCGGTCCCTCTCGAGCGACGACGACGAACGAGTTTGCCAAGTGTGTCCATTGCGAGAGGGCCGACCCCGAGGAGACGTACACGTACTGTCCGAACTGTGGCAGCATCAACTGCGACGACCACATCGAGACGGAGCGACTCGAGGGTGAACCGGTCTGTACGGGCTGTGCGGTCACGGAGCGATTCGCGTTCCGAACGATGTACTTCTACAGCGAGGCGAACGCCGAGGCCTTCAGCGAGGAGTACGCCGCGATGTCGATCCAGGAAAAAGCGACGGAGAACACCCCATTGGCAGCAGGAACCGTTCTCGCGCTGGCACTCGCGGTGTTCGCCCTCGCCCTCGTGCTCTCGCTTGGCCTCCTCTGA
- a CDS encoding sulfatase: MANTTDTGDSTANGRDPASHSIPRNIVLVVLDTARAKTSGPETSPTLTDLAREGTSFENAFATAPWTLPSHASMFTGTYSSTHGTHGGHTFLDEDLRTLPEALAEAGYETIGVSNNTWITEEFGFDRGFDDLRKGWQYIQSDVDMGTVVRGEDLREKLQATRDRLFEGNPLVNTANVLYSELFQPSGDDGSARTTAWIRNWLDDRDDEQPFFLFCNFIEPHVEYDPPRAYAERFLPEDASYEEARSIRQDPRAYDCEDYELTERDFELLRGLYRAELAYVDDQLAALRSALEDAGEWEDTLFVVCGDHGEHIGEHGFFGHQYNLYDTLINVPLVVHGGPFTDGGTPDDLVQLLDLPATILETVGVDDPELLEQGSSRSLHPQSTDPSREAVFAEYVAPQPSIERLEARFGDIPDRVRAYDRRLRAVRTATHKYVRGDDGFERLHDVRIDPQERTNVADRSPERVRDLRSRLEERFGSFEEADVPGAGAETGPVAMRDGTKERLADLGYL; the protein is encoded by the coding sequence ATGGCGAATACCACCGATACCGGGGATTCGACGGCTAACGGACGTGACCCGGCGTCACACTCAATTCCGCGGAACATCGTTCTCGTCGTTCTCGATACGGCTCGAGCGAAGACCAGCGGCCCGGAGACCAGCCCGACGCTCACGGACCTCGCGCGGGAGGGGACGTCCTTCGAAAACGCGTTCGCAACCGCACCGTGGACGTTGCCCTCTCACGCATCGATGTTCACCGGGACGTACTCCTCGACGCACGGCACGCACGGCGGCCACACCTTTCTCGACGAGGATCTGCGAACGCTTCCCGAAGCGCTCGCCGAAGCCGGTTACGAGACAATCGGCGTCTCGAACAACACGTGGATCACCGAGGAGTTCGGGTTCGACCGCGGCTTCGACGACCTCAGGAAGGGCTGGCAGTACATTCAATCGGACGTCGATATGGGAACCGTCGTCCGCGGCGAAGACCTCCGAGAGAAACTCCAGGCGACTCGAGATCGGCTGTTCGAGGGCAATCCGCTGGTCAACACCGCGAACGTCCTCTACAGCGAACTCTTCCAGCCGAGCGGCGACGACGGCTCCGCTCGCACGACGGCCTGGATTCGAAACTGGCTCGACGATCGAGACGACGAGCAACCGTTCTTCCTCTTCTGTAACTTCATCGAGCCCCACGTCGAGTACGACCCCCCGCGAGCGTACGCCGAGCGCTTCCTCCCCGAGGACGCGAGCTACGAGGAGGCCAGATCGATCCGACAGGACCCGCGCGCCTACGATTGCGAGGACTACGAACTCACCGAACGGGATTTCGAGCTTCTTCGCGGACTCTATCGGGCGGAACTCGCGTACGTCGACGACCAGCTCGCGGCCCTCCGAAGCGCACTCGAGGACGCGGGCGAGTGGGAGGACACCCTCTTCGTCGTCTGTGGCGACCACGGCGAACACATCGGCGAACACGGCTTCTTCGGCCACCAGTACAACCTCTACGACACCCTGATCAACGTCCCGCTGGTCGTCCACGGCGGCCCGTTCACCGACGGCGGCACGCCAGACGATCTCGTCCAACTGCTCGACCTGCCTGCGACCATCCTCGAGACCGTCGGCGTCGACGATCCGGAACTCCTCGAGCAGGGCTCGAGTCGGTCGCTTCATCCCCAGTCGACGGACCCGTCGCGAGAGGCCGTCTTCGCCGAGTACGTCGCCCCCCAGCCGTCGATCGAGCGCCTCGAGGCGCGCTTCGGCGACATTCCGGATCGCGTTCGAGCGTACGATCGACGGCTTCGGGCAGTTCGGACAGCGACGCACAAGTACGTCCGCGGCGACGACGGGTTCGAACGCCTCCACGACGTGCGAATCGACCCGCAGGAGCGAACGAACGTCGCGGATCGAAGTCCGGAACGAGTGCGTGACCTTCGAAGCCGACTCGAGGAGCGATTCGGTTCGTTCGAGGAGGCCGACGTGCCCGGCGCGGGTGCCGAGACGGGGCCGGTCGCGATGCGCGACGGGACGAAAGAACGACTCGCGGATCTGGGATACCTCTGA
- a CDS encoding sulfatase family protein, with amino-acid sequence MTRPHIVLIHCHDLGKYVGCYGAAVDTPRIDALAAEGVRFDRHFVTAPQCSPSRSSLMTGRHPHQNGMLGLAHGNWELGDDEHLLPECLSNAGYQTHLFGLQHVTKFPDRLGYDRIHTEEPLTADAPPSVHETSRARDVAADLADVLEAGDHDDPFFASVGFFEAHRVEENGGFGFEGERYGAPDPEEVSPLEFLPDEPGIRSDIAEVQGMVGAIDDGVGTILDALETAGVLEETLVVFTTEHGLAMPRAKGCCYDPGIGATLLMHWPDGFAPGRVVDDLVSNVDVFATLLEVADASVPETADEGDGATGSNERPIAGRSVAPLLFAGDERTHEGSDGEYEPRDRVFAGMTWHDRYNPSRAIRTDRWKYIRNFWHLPAVYMTTDIYCSDAGRELREEYYGEQRAYEELYDLEDDPLEQDNLATGEGSDDPETVAARDRLEDELLEWMDATNDPLLEGPVLPNDWETIHPRLADDREATRN; translated from the coding sequence ATGACCCGGCCACACATCGTCTTGATTCACTGCCACGACCTCGGGAAGTACGTCGGGTGTTACGGCGCGGCCGTCGACACGCCACGGATCGACGCGCTGGCTGCCGAGGGCGTCCGATTCGACCGTCACTTCGTCACGGCACCCCAGTGTTCGCCCAGTCGCTCGAGTCTCATGACCGGCCGACATCCCCATCAAAACGGCATGCTGGGACTCGCTCACGGGAACTGGGAACTCGGAGACGACGAGCACCTCCTCCCCGAGTGCCTCTCGAACGCCGGCTACCAGACCCACCTTTTCGGATTACAACACGTCACGAAGTTTCCCGACCGACTCGGCTACGACCGGATCCACACCGAGGAACCGTTGACGGCGGACGCACCGCCCTCGGTGCACGAAACGTCCCGGGCTCGAGACGTGGCGGCCGACCTCGCCGACGTCCTCGAGGCAGGCGACCACGACGACCCCTTCTTCGCCTCGGTCGGCTTCTTCGAAGCCCACCGCGTCGAGGAGAACGGCGGCTTCGGCTTCGAAGGCGAGCGATACGGTGCGCCCGACCCCGAGGAGGTGTCCCCGCTCGAGTTCCTCCCCGACGAGCCGGGTATCCGGTCGGACATCGCCGAGGTACAGGGCATGGTCGGCGCGATCGACGACGGCGTCGGCACGATCCTCGACGCCCTCGAGACGGCGGGGGTGCTCGAGGAGACGCTCGTCGTGTTCACGACCGAGCACGGATTAGCCATGCCCCGAGCGAAGGGCTGTTGTTACGATCCGGGTATCGGTGCGACCCTGCTGATGCACTGGCCCGACGGGTTCGCGCCGGGTCGGGTCGTCGACGATCTCGTGAGCAACGTCGACGTCTTCGCGACGCTGCTCGAGGTCGCCGACGCGTCGGTTCCCGAAACGGCGGACGAGGGAGACGGGGCGACGGGGTCGAACGAACGGCCGATCGCCGGCCGGAGCGTCGCGCCGTTACTCTTCGCGGGCGACGAGCGGACGCACGAGGGTTCCGATGGCGAGTACGAACCTCGAGACCGCGTCTTCGCCGGCATGACCTGGCACGATCGGTACAATCCCTCCCGCGCGATCCGGACAGATCGGTGGAAGTACATCCGGAACTTCTGGCACCTCCCCGCGGTCTACATGACGACCGACATCTACTGCAGCGACGCCGGCCGCGAACTCCGCGAGGAGTACTACGGCGAGCAACGAGCCTACGAGGAGCTCTACGACCTCGAGGACGACCCCCTCGAGCAGGACAACCTCGCGACGGGAGAGGGCTCCGACGACCCGGAAACGGTGGCCGCCCGTGACCGACTCGAGGACGAGTTACTCGAGTGGATGGACGCGACGAACGATCCGTTGCTCGAGGGTCCCGTCCTGCCGAACGACTGGGAGACGATCCACCCCCGACTGGCCGACGACCGCGAGGCCACGCGGAACTGA